A single window of Leishmania major strain Friedlin complete genome, chromosome 10 DNA harbors:
- a CDS encoding putative leucine-rich repeat protein: protein MALVHTTYPQCLSLVEADTAEAEVQQALEDGANTLYFSHHFNYTDVPPSIAALREQLEVLHIDNNYPFTTISPRVTALTNLRWLNASYCSLRSVDSSISRLSKLERLTLNNNMLTWLPLDVWQLKALEELHIDNNQLNVLPGCLLFLPRLRVLTLENNPLYTHEEVNGAAAATYIPVQCSVDCSACCIRSRNYKVFVTFHTIVGHSDVPFVHVVCSDECAVHVRSRLEAYDRAHANQP, encoded by the coding sequence ATGGCCCTGGTGCACACGACCTACCCCCAGTGCTTGTCGCTGGTGGAAGCAGAcaccgccgaggcggaggtgcagcaggcacTGGAGGACGGTGCCAACACACTCTACTTTAGCCACCACTTCAACTACACCGATGTACCGCCCAGtatcgctgcgctgcgcgagcagctggaggtTCTCCATATCGATAACAACTACCCCTTCACCACCATTTCTCCCCGCGTGACGGCGTTGACGAACCTGCGTTGGCTGAACGCGAGCTACTGCTCGCTCCGCAGCGTGGACTCCTCGATCAGCCGCCTGTCAAAGTTGGAGCGGCTGACGCTGAACAACAATATGCTGACCTGGCTGCCGCTCGATGTCTGGCAGCTGAAGGCGTTGGAGGAACTGCACATAGACAACAACCAGCTCAATGTGCTGCCCGggtgcctcctcttccttcctcgCCTTCGTGTTTTGACACTGGAGAACAACCCTCTCTACACGCACGAGGAGGTTAATGGGGCGGCTGCAGCAACCTACATTCcggtgcagtgcagcgtggACTGCAGCGCATGCTGCATCCGGTCCCGCAACTACAAGGTCTTCGTCACCTTCCACACGATCGTGGGCCATAGCGATGTCCCGTTTGTGCACGTTGTGTGCTCCGACGAGTGcgccgtgcacgtgcgctcGCGCCTGGAGGCGTATGACCGAGCCCACGCCAACCAGCCGTGA
- a CDS encoding putative nucleoside phosphatase yields MSRVVLAFFAAVLFVVFLTAYEVGVGTANPLQSRHMQLTQNAVKKSEENLVNCREVNTDLRSGGDVNVARAMAEMRRQREELMNIVALERERVVSARSLLQVCEDELASDLSVLFGVADHNFTARLRSLEKKRKHLEGLHSMLNTDPFGAVQLRSSSEIRALQAALFHEMRASKKKAENGVASGAACAKSSVKYSVVFDIGSTGNRVHVYKYRVAPATRTAAAAGSELSDIDLVEELFELNHKALSELENSVQDAPEALWELFVKAKDFVPAELHACTAAEFKATAGLRMLGMEKANEILAGIRARYRNETFWLRGNASVRILDACEEGPMAWLTVNYLLGAFSRGATATDSTVAVIDLGGGSTQIVFEPGESTFHGMRTDFRYAATLGSRSVRAYQHSYEGYGLHAATKKLLYHIQGKSQEKPGGGTATNTAMTTTTTAPANGGDEVLPVWKALRNLGADGRSERGDIVTKRAPPMPPPDAEAMEAFPCFAVGYEDPLGVKNVKRNNAEEPVMPPNFQACANLFRDRLLKPVGLTCEAVNCGIAGVMQPPLTNFTGEIYAFSFIFDLLVLANSSLVPAGAAVSKEKFEVKLPDLAKIAEGHCAAFSLTRIAEATAKGGLGSLKPEYECMYYSYVYALLRYGYEVPEDRVLHVAKKIRGYETAWSLGASLLSLT; encoded by the coding sequence ATGAGTCGCGTCGTTCttgccttcttcgccgctgTGCTTTTCGTCGTCTTTCTCACGGCGTACGAAGTCGGCGTTGGCACTGCCAACCCGCTTCAGTCTCGGCACATGCAGCTCACGCAGAACGCCGTGAAGAAGAGTGAGGAAAATCTAGTGAACTGCCGCGAGGTCAACACGGATTTAAGAAGTGGTGGTGACGTCAATGTCGCACGGGCGATGGCGGAGATgaggcggcagagagaggagctGATGAACATCGTCGCGCTGGAGCGTGAGCGTGTAGTGTCGGCGCGTAGTCTGCTGCAGGTTTGCGAGGATGAGCTAGCGAGCGACCTCAGCGTACTCTTCGGTGTCGCTGACCATAACTTCACTGCGCGCCTCCGGTCGTTGGAGAAAAAGCGGAAACACTTGGAGGGTTTGCACTCGATGCTCAACACGGACCCGTTtggtgcagtgcagctgcgcagcagcagcgaaatccgcgcgctgcaggcggcTCTCTTTCACGAGATGCGCGCCAGCAAGAAGAAAGCAGAAAACGGTGTGGCgagcggcgcggcgtgcgcgaAGTCTTCGGTCAAGTACTCCGTCGTGTTCGATATTGGCAGCACTGGAAATCGTGTTCATGTCTACAAGTACAGAGTGGCACCTGCCACGCgtaccgctgccgcggccggcAGTGAGCTCAGCGACATCGACCTCGTCGAGGAGTTATTTGAGCTAAATCACAAAGCCCTTAGCGAGCTCGAGAATTCGGTGCAGGATGCGCCGGAGGCTTTATGGGAGCTCTTCGTGAAAGCCAAGGACTTTGTaccggcggagctgcacgcatgcacggcGGCCGAGTTCAAGGCTACCGCGGGGCTGCGCATGCTGGGGATGGAGAAGGCCAACGAAATTCTTGCCGGCATTCGCGCGCGCTACCGCAACGAGACGTTCTGGTTGCGCGGCAACGCATCAGTTCGCATCTTGGATGCCTGCGAGGAGGGCCCAATGGCGTGGCTGACAGTAAACTACTTACTGGGGGCATTCTCCAGGGGTGCAACGGCAACCGACTCGACGGTGGCCGTCATCGAtctcggcggcggctccaCGCAAATCGTCTTCGAACCCGGCGAGAGCACTTTCCACGGGATGCGCACCGATTTCCGCTACGCGGCAACCTTGGGCAGCCGGTCAGTGAGAGCCTACCAGCACAGCTACGAAGGCTACGGCCTGCACGCGGCCACCAAGAAGCTGCTTTACCACATACAAGGCAAGAGCCAAGAGAAGCCGGGCGGtggcaccgccaccaacaCAGCAATGACGACCACCACGACAGCACCGGCAAACGGCGGTGACGAGGTCCTGCCTGTTTGGAAGGCTCTGAGAAACCTGGGTGCAGACGGGAGAAGCGAGCGAGGCGACATCGTCACCAAGAGAGCGCCGCCGATGCCACCGCCAgacgcggaggcgatggaggcgtTCCCGTGCTTCGCTGTCGGCTACGAAGACCCACTAGGGGTGAAGAACGTCAAGAGAAACAATGCCGAGGAGCCGGTTATGCCCCCGAACTTCCAGGCTTGCGCGAACCTTTTCCGCGATCGGTTGCTGAAGCCAGTGGGGCTGACATGTGAGGCAGTCAACTGCGGCATCGCTGGTGTCATGCAGCCACCGCTGACCAACTTCACCGGTGAAATCTACGCGTTTTCGTTCATCTTTGATCTGCTGGTTTTGGCGAACAGCTCCCTGGTGCCAGCGGGGGCTGCTGTGTCGAAGGAAAAGTTTGAGGTGAAGCTGCCGGACCTAGCGAAGATCGCGGAGGGTCactgcgccgccttctccctcaccCGTATCGCCGAGGCGACCGCCAAGGGGGGCCTCGGTAGCCTAAAGCCGGAGTACGAGTGTATGTATTACTCCTACGTGTACGCGCTTCTCCGCTACGGTTACGAGGTGCCAGAGGACCGCGTGCTGCACGTGGCGAAGAAGATCCGCGGCTACGAGACCGCCTGGTCCCTCGGCGCCTCACTCCTCTCTCTTACCTAA